A stretch of the Marivirga tractuosa DSM 4126 genome encodes the following:
- a CDS encoding lactoylglutathione lyase family protein, with product MAKSTYPKSFSHIGITVPDIRKAVAFYADVMGWYTIMEPSVVKKESDTAIGQMCIDVFGDDWEQFEIAHMSTSDGIGIELFSFPHGVKEAPDFNPFNTGLFHFCVQDPDIEGLTNKIVANGGKQRMPIREYYPKEKPFKMVYVEDPFGIVFEIYSHSYELTYSSGAYSPD from the coding sequence ATGGCGAAATCTACCTATCCTAAATCATTTTCACACATTGGAATTACCGTCCCTGACATTAGAAAGGCAGTTGCTTTTTATGCCGATGTAATGGGCTGGTATACCATTATGGAGCCTTCTGTTGTGAAAAAAGAATCAGACACAGCAATTGGCCAAATGTGCATAGATGTATTTGGAGATGATTGGGAGCAATTTGAAATAGCACATATGTCAACTTCGGATGGTATTGGCATTGAATTATTCTCCTTTCCGCATGGTGTAAAAGAGGCACCTGATTTTAATCCTTTTAATACAGGTTTGTTTCACTTTTGTGTGCAAGACCCAGATATTGAAGGATTAACGAATAAAATTGTAGCAAATGGCGGTAAGCAGCGCATGCCGATCAGGGAATATTACCCTAAAGAAAAACCATTTAAGATGGTATATGTGGAAGACCCATTCGGAATTGTATTTGAAATCTATTCCCATAGCTATGAACTAACTTACTCTTCAGGTGCCTATTCACCTGACTAA
- a CDS encoding Crp/Fnr family transcriptional regulator, translated as MENLASILENNPSVKTKSYRKGEIIQHSGELNAHRYYVKKGILRSYIIDSKGKEHIFSFAPEGWIVGDIESLEYDQPGQLFIDCLEDSEVMIFDQDIFTIASFSNQEITEYTHLLYRRMGILQRRVLMLMSAPAIDRYQYFLKTYPELPNRIPQRMIAAFLGITPQALSTLRSKMTFLEEP; from the coding sequence ATGGAGAATTTAGCATCCATACTAGAAAATAATCCAAGCGTCAAAACCAAAAGCTATCGTAAGGGAGAAATCATTCAGCACTCTGGTGAACTCAATGCCCATAGATATTATGTTAAAAAAGGCATATTAAGAAGTTACATTATTGATAGTAAAGGCAAAGAACATATTTTTAGCTTTGCACCTGAAGGATGGATTGTGGGCGATATAGAATCATTGGAATACGACCAGCCTGGACAACTGTTTATAGATTGTTTGGAAGATTCCGAGGTAATGATTTTTGATCAGGATATCTTCACCATTGCCAGTTTTTCAAATCAGGAAATTACAGAATATACCCATCTTTTATACAGAAGAATGGGAATTTTGCAGCGCAGGGTATTGATGTTGATGAGTGCTCCTGCCATAGATCGATACCAATACTTTCTGAAAACTTATCCCGAACTCCCCAATCGAATCCCGCAACGAATGATAGCTGCTTTTTTAGGGATTACACCTCAGGCCCTTAGCACACTTAGATCTAAAATGACTTTTTTGGAAGAGCCGTAA
- a CDS encoding type 1 glutamine amidotransferase domain-containing protein has translation MKSIKLLIVAVMVMGFAACNSNNTKQAENTEEKTEKAAKLKVLFVLTSHDELGDTGEKTGFWVEEFAAPYYSMKDENVDITIATPKGGKAPIDPRSQSEASQTEATKRFNNDEEVQKRIANTQKLSEVKAADYDAVFYPGGHGPLWDLAEDKTSIELIETFNEQDKPMAFVCHAPAALKEVKGKDGEPLVKGKKVTGFTNAEEEAVQLTEVVPFLLEDMLAEKGGTFTKGENWSVHVVEDGNLITGQNPASSKKAAELLLQKLQ, from the coding sequence ATGAAAAGCATTAAATTATTAATAGTAGCAGTAATGGTAATGGGGTTTGCAGCATGCAATTCTAACAATACTAAGCAAGCAGAAAATACCGAAGAAAAGACAGAGAAAGCAGCAAAACTAAAAGTCCTTTTTGTATTAACTTCTCATGATGAATTAGGCGATACAGGAGAAAAAACAGGCTTTTGGGTAGAAGAATTTGCTGCTCCTTACTATAGCATGAAAGATGAAAACGTAGACATTACCATTGCTACGCCAAAAGGAGGCAAAGCCCCCATTGATCCAAGAAGTCAATCAGAAGCTAGCCAAACGGAAGCCACAAAGCGATTCAATAATGATGAGGAAGTGCAAAAGCGCATTGCCAATACTCAGAAATTGTCAGAGGTAAAAGCAGCAGATTATGATGCTGTATTCTATCCTGGAGGTCATGGCCCACTTTGGGATTTGGCAGAAGACAAAACTTCTATTGAGTTGATTGAAACCTTCAATGAGCAAGACAAGCCAATGGCATTTGTTTGCCATGCACCAGCAGCTTTAAAAGAAGTCAAAGGAAAAGATGGAGAGCCTTTAGTAAAAGGTAAAAAAGTAACCGGCTTTACCAATGCAGAGGAAGAGGCGGTTCAGTTAACCGAAGTAGTTCCTTTCTTATTGGAAGATATGTTAGCAGAAAAAGGAGGTACCTTCACCAAGGGAGAAAACTGGAGTGTACATGTAGTGGAAGATGGTAATTTGATTACTGGACAGAATCCTGCTTCCTCTAAAAAAGCTGCAGAGTTGCTATTACAGAAATTGCAATAG
- a CDS encoding glutamate synthase-related protein, translating into MSKPKIADRKPIKVELTKGEEKYWCACGLSQNQPFCDGSHRKTDITPKQFVAEETGDAYLCMCKHSKNPPYCDGTHATLKEESNDSAKSEAVPSSGSTKEEPTLAFIKALAKDGLSKTGHHGEMGAMGVPGPELPQWKDIQILAAQLATKPLMEDVPVATELIIGPNAKKPLKLDIPLFVSDMSFGALSEEAKVALSKGAELAGTGICSGEGGMLNEEQAANSRYFYEYASAKFGFEWEKLKRVQAFHFKGGQGAKTGTGGHLSANKVVGKIAEVRNLKEGTAAVSPPTFDDLHSAEDFKAFADKVREVTGGIPIGFKLSANHIEADIQFALDASADYIILDGRGGGTGAAPLIFRNNISVPTIPALARARKYLDKMDRKDVTLIITGGIRIPDDFIKALALGADGIAVSNSALQSIGCVAARMCNTNNCPAGVATQKPELRKLINIDKSAQQLHNFFSASTELMQVMARACGHDHLNKFNPKDITTWKKDMAELTGIQFGGLM; encoded by the coding sequence ATGAGTAAACCTAAGATAGCCGACAGAAAACCCATTAAAGTTGAACTCACCAAAGGCGAAGAAAAATATTGGTGTGCCTGCGGATTAAGTCAGAACCAACCATTTTGTGATGGTTCCCACAGGAAAACTGATATAACACCAAAGCAATTTGTGGCCGAAGAAACGGGCGATGCCTATCTCTGCATGTGTAAGCATAGCAAAAATCCGCCTTATTGCGATGGAACACATGCCACGTTAAAAGAAGAATCAAACGATAGCGCCAAAAGCGAGGCGGTTCCTTCTTCGGGTTCCACCAAAGAAGAACCTACTTTGGCTTTTATTAAAGCACTGGCCAAAGACGGTTTATCGAAAACCGGGCATCACGGAGAAATGGGTGCTATGGGTGTACCAGGCCCAGAATTGCCGCAATGGAAAGATATCCAAATTCTGGCAGCCCAATTGGCTACCAAACCTTTGATGGAAGATGTCCCTGTGGCTACCGAACTAATCATCGGTCCTAATGCTAAAAAACCTTTAAAACTGGACATCCCTTTATTTGTGTCGGATATGAGTTTTGGTGCTTTGTCTGAAGAAGCTAAAGTAGCCCTTTCCAAAGGAGCGGAATTAGCCGGAACTGGCATTTGCTCTGGCGAAGGCGGTATGCTGAATGAAGAGCAAGCCGCTAATTCCAGATATTTTTATGAATACGCTTCCGCCAAATTTGGCTTTGAGTGGGAGAAACTAAAGCGCGTGCAAGCCTTCCATTTTAAAGGCGGACAAGGCGCTAAAACCGGAACAGGCGGACATCTTTCTGCCAATAAAGTAGTGGGTAAAATTGCAGAAGTGCGGAATTTGAAGGAGGGCACTGCTGCCGTTTCACCGCCTACTTTTGATGATTTGCACTCTGCTGAAGACTTTAAAGCTTTTGCCGATAAAGTTCGGGAAGTAACGGGTGGTATTCCCATCGGTTTTAAGCTGTCGGCCAATCACATCGAAGCCGATATACAATTTGCCTTAGACGCCAGTGCGGATTACATCATTTTAGATGGCAGAGGAGGCGGAACAGGGGCCGCGCCTTTGATTTTCAGAAATAATATTTCTGTACCGACTATACCCGCTTTGGCCAGAGCTAGAAAGTATCTTGATAAAATGGATAGAAAAGATGTGACCTTAATTATAACAGGCGGCATCCGCATACCAGATGATTTTATTAAGGCTTTAGCGCTGGGTGCAGATGGGATTGCAGTATCCAATTCAGCATTGCAATCCATTGGTTGTGTGGCGGCCAGAATGTGCAATACCAACAACTGCCCGGCAGGCGTAGCCACCCAGAAACCGGAATTAAGGAAATTGATTAATATCGATAAATCAGCTCAGCAGCTTCATAATTTCTTTAGCGCCTCCACCGAGCTTATGCAAGTAATGGCCAGGGCTTGTGGGCATGATCATTTGAATAAATTCAATCCTAAGGACATCACTACCTGGAAGAAAGACATGGCAGAATTGACGGGGATTCAGTTTGGTGGGCTTATGTGA
- a CDS encoding crotonase/enoyl-CoA hydratase family protein, which yields MNNHYFKVEIEQKVATVFFNRPEKSNALHKPAWTELKEIFDTLSDTAEVRAIVLAGEGKNFCAGIDLELLMSVSQYQKIECAGRRSEEIRGLVLILQEAVNAIEKCKKPVLAAVHGGCIGGGVDIIAACDMRYCSDDAYFTIKEIDLGMVADSGTLQRLPKLISPGIVSEMAYTGRKVYGKEAKEIGLVNHSLPSRDELMESTHKLATTIASKSPLSIRGTKEVLKYSRDHSVDDSLNYMATWNSAMLLSDDLSEAFKASMEKHAPNFKD from the coding sequence ATGAATAATCATTATTTCAAAGTTGAAATCGAGCAAAAAGTAGCCACTGTTTTCTTCAATAGACCAGAAAAATCAAACGCATTACATAAGCCAGCCTGGACAGAGTTGAAGGAAATCTTTGATACACTATCTGATACAGCAGAAGTAAGAGCCATTGTGTTAGCAGGAGAAGGCAAAAACTTTTGCGCGGGCATCGATTTAGAATTGCTGATGTCGGTGAGTCAATATCAAAAGATTGAATGTGCAGGAAGAAGAAGTGAGGAAATTAGAGGATTGGTATTAATCCTTCAAGAAGCGGTTAATGCCATTGAAAAATGCAAAAAGCCAGTATTGGCCGCAGTGCATGGCGGATGCATTGGTGGAGGAGTCGATATCATTGCCGCTTGTGATATGCGCTATTGCAGTGATGATGCCTATTTCACCATAAAAGAAATCGACTTAGGAATGGTAGCCGATTCAGGAACTTTGCAGCGCCTGCCCAAATTAATTTCTCCTGGCATAGTTTCCGAAATGGCTTATACGGGCAGAAAAGTATATGGAAAAGAAGCCAAAGAAATTGGCTTAGTGAATCATTCTTTACCATCAAGAGATGAATTGATGGAAAGCACTCATAAACTGGCCACCACTATAGCTTCAAAATCTCCTTTGTCCATTCGAGGCACTAAAGAAGTATTGAAATACAGCAGAGATCATAGCGTTGATGATTCGCTAAACTACATGGCCACATGGAACAGCGCAATGCTATTGTCTGATGATTTGAGTGAAGCCTTTAAAGCGAGCATGGAAAAACACGCCCCTAATTTTAAAGATTAA